CATTTGTTGGGCTCAGCTAGGTTGTAAAATGTGTGATAATTGCTACCAGCCATTGCTCCTGCAATTGATATAGTGATAGTGACCAAACCTCTACTTCCAGTTCCCTACCACAGTTCCAGGGAAGATTGATAACGAATTTGAGTGAGGGCAGTGACAGACTCAGCACTGACTCCATAACTTGCACATATTCTGGGTTATGACTCACACATGCAGGAAGGGTACTGGAAGATGCTTAATGGTGGTGGGAAGGTTAAGCAGGGATGAACAGACAGCACCCTGCACTATGAAGAACCAGAGTCACACGGCATCAACAATTCACTGCATCTCCATTCCCTGGCAGCTAAAGCATGAATGTTGACAAACAGCAAACACTGACCTTTCATGGCTCTCATGAGAGCCTGTAACCACTTGGCATCAGGATCCACACACACTTTCTTCTCATTTCTCAGGGTGACACTGCGAAAAGAAAAAGTCTTTCAAATTTAATTCACAGAACTAGTATGTCCCTCTTAATGTGCACAGCTTATTAAATAAACATCAGTAAAGGAATAGAGTTAAAGATGATAGTCTGACTCATTTACTCACATTATCTCTGCTCTCTCACAGTGCGATCCACTGGGAATGTATTTCAAGCTCCTGATGAACTTCGGATGAATAATATCGAAGCTGGTCTGAACGCATTTGCACCGTCCTTCCGCTCCTGGAATCGGAACACCTGAGGAAAGATTATATTCACTCAGATTTCATTGTTGCTTCAAGGAGAGAAAAGCCTGTAAAACTTGCTGGTCATTACTCCAGCATATCAGCTTCATCATTATTTTGACAAAGATTGAATTGTAGCTGCAGTCCACGTA
The Hemitrygon akajei chromosome 13, sHemAka1.3, whole genome shotgun sequence genome window above contains:
- the LOC140738090 gene encoding interleukin-8-like yields the protein MERTATVTILILLLCAIAAQGVPIPGAEGRCKCVQTSFDIIHPKFIRSLKYIPSGSHCERAEIIVTLRNEKKVCVDPDAKWLQALMRAMKGGQKHK